In the genome of Kitasatospora cathayae, one region contains:
- a CDS encoding sulfurtransferase, with protein MTTFNDGSPLISAAELREALASERPPVLLDVRYQLVGAAPGGPTAAEEYRAGHLPGAHFVELDRDLAAPPGAPGRGGRHPLPDPEEFGAAMRGFGVSSDRPVVVYDGAASMAAARAWWLLRWAGHRDVRVLDGGFAAWQAAGLPVTAELPEPAAGDFRPVPGQLPTVDADGAAEWARSGLLLDARSGERYRGETEPVDPRAGHIPGALSAPTSENLRPDGRFRPVAELLARFRAFGAGERRTAVYCGSGVTAAHQILAMEAAGLDATLYPGSWSEWSSDESRPVAVTGQPG; from the coding sequence ATGACCACCTTCAACGACGGTTCCCCGCTGATCTCCGCGGCCGAGCTGCGGGAGGCGCTCGCCTCCGAGCGTCCGCCGGTACTGCTGGACGTGCGCTACCAGTTGGTCGGTGCCGCACCGGGCGGCCCGACCGCGGCCGAGGAGTACCGGGCGGGTCATCTGCCCGGTGCCCACTTCGTCGAGCTGGACCGGGACCTCGCGGCCCCGCCCGGCGCCCCCGGCCGGGGCGGGCGTCACCCGCTGCCGGATCCCGAGGAGTTCGGCGCGGCGATGCGCGGCTTCGGGGTGAGCTCCGATCGCCCGGTCGTGGTGTACGACGGGGCGGCCTCGATGGCGGCGGCCCGGGCCTGGTGGCTGCTGCGCTGGGCCGGGCACCGGGACGTCCGGGTGCTGGACGGCGGCTTCGCGGCCTGGCAGGCGGCCGGGCTGCCGGTGACGGCCGAGCTGCCGGAGCCGGCGGCGGGCGACTTCAGGCCGGTGCCGGGGCAGCTGCCGACGGTGGACGCGGACGGCGCCGCGGAGTGGGCGCGCAGCGGTCTGCTGCTGGACGCCCGGTCGGGGGAGCGCTACCGGGGCGAGACCGAGCCGGTGGATCCGCGGGCCGGGCACATCCCGGGCGCGCTGTCGGCGCCGACCTCCGAGAACCTCCGCCCGGACGGGCGGTTCCGCCCGGTCGCCGAACTGCTGGCCCGGTTCCGGGCGTTCGGCGCGGGGGAGCGCAGGACCGCGGTGTACTGCGGTTCGGGGGTGACGGCGGCGCACCAGATCCTGGCGATGGAGGCGGCGGGCCTGGACGCCACGCTGTACCCGGGTTCGTGGAGCGAGTGGTCGAGCGACGAGAGCCGCCCGGTGGCGGTGACCGGCCAGCCGGGCTGA
- a CDS encoding VOC family protein has translation MELRLAQGTPCWVSLLTHDLPGARAFYGELLGWTYSPGPGQLGAYVRAELDGTPVAGLGVSTATGFPVQWTTYFAVDDADRTAQLVRECGGTVAVGPLQAERAGRMAIASDVSGAVFGLWQGEEHLGREAGAEPGGPAWAELLTPDADGAATFYGAVLDRPVRPALGGSALLVHGRPVAGIRHHADLRGHPPRWRTHFAVQDAALTTRHAVELGGRVLVEPHDTARGRAARLADPQGGHFSVLEAAA, from the coding sequence GTGGAACTCCGACTGGCCCAGGGCACGCCCTGCTGGGTCAGCCTGCTGACCCACGACCTGCCCGGCGCCCGCGCCTTCTACGGCGAGCTGCTCGGCTGGACGTACTCCCCCGGGCCCGGTCAACTCGGCGCCTACGTCCGGGCCGAGCTCGACGGCACACCGGTCGCCGGACTCGGCGTCTCCACCGCCACCGGCTTCCCGGTGCAGTGGACCACCTACTTCGCCGTGGACGACGCCGACCGCACCGCCCAACTGGTGCGCGAGTGCGGCGGCACCGTCGCGGTCGGCCCGCTGCAGGCCGAACGGGCCGGACGGATGGCCATCGCCTCCGACGTCTCCGGCGCCGTCTTCGGGCTCTGGCAGGGCGAGGAGCACCTCGGCCGGGAGGCCGGCGCGGAGCCGGGCGGCCCCGCCTGGGCCGAACTGCTCACCCCGGACGCCGACGGCGCCGCCACCTTCTACGGCGCCGTGCTCGACCGGCCGGTGCGGCCCGCCCTCGGCGGATCCGCGCTGCTGGTGCACGGACGCCCGGTCGCGGGCATCCGCCACCACGCCGACCTGCGCGGCCACCCGCCGCGCTGGCGCACCCACTTCGCGGTCCAGGACGCCGCGCTGACCACCCGTCACGCCGTCGAGCTCGGCGGCCGCGTCCTGGTCGAGCCGCACGACACCGCCCGCGGCCGGGCCGCCCGACTGGCCGACCCGCAGGGCGGGCACTTCTCGGTGCTCGAAGCCGCTGCTTAG
- a CDS encoding thymidine kinase, with amino-acid sequence MAELVFFSGTMDCGKSTLALQMDHNHTARGRQGVILTRNDRAGAATISSRLGLRADAVEVTDDLDFHAHVVQRLSAGGRVDYLICDEAQFFAAEQVDQLARVVDELDIDVFTFGITTDFRTRLFPGSQRLIELADRVEVLQVEALCWCGARATHNARTVGGVMVVEGAQVVIGDITVSEDEIGYEVLCRRHHRRRLTAATARASVLSPDVLPFEEQA; translated from the coding sequence ATGGCTGAACTGGTGTTCTTCTCGGGCACGATGGACTGCGGCAAGTCGACGCTGGCGCTGCAGATGGACCACAACCACACCGCGCGCGGTCGGCAGGGCGTCATCCTGACCCGCAACGACCGGGCCGGCGCGGCCACCATCTCCAGCCGGCTGGGCCTGCGCGCCGACGCGGTCGAGGTGACCGACGACCTCGACTTCCACGCGCACGTGGTGCAGCGGCTGTCGGCCGGCGGCCGGGTGGACTACCTGATCTGCGACGAGGCCCAGTTCTTCGCCGCCGAGCAGGTCGACCAGCTGGCCCGGGTGGTGGACGAGCTGGACATCGACGTCTTCACCTTCGGCATCACCACCGACTTCCGCACCCGGCTGTTCCCGGGCTCGCAGCGGCTGATCGAGCTGGCCGACCGGGTGGAGGTGCTGCAGGTCGAGGCGCTGTGCTGGTGCGGTGCGCGGGCGACCCACAACGCCCGTACGGTCGGCGGGGTGATGGTGGTCGAGGGCGCCCAGGTGGTGATCGGCGACATCACGGTGAGCGAGGACGAGATCGGCTACGAGGTGCTGTGCCGCCGCCACCACCGCCGCCGGCTGACCGCCGCGACCGCGCGCGCCTCGGTGCTCTCCCCGGACGTGCTGCCGTTCGAGGAGCAGGCCTAA
- a CDS encoding alkaline phosphatase family protein: MSFAPSDGYDAFEILDPAAAPAPPYGSGSLCDLLPSVAAGLGVPGFTATLPIAPADRAVVFLVDGLGWELLLRHPEYAPFLSSLAGSSLGGTGRPLTAGFPSTTATSLASVGTGTPPGLHGLAGYTVAVPGADYLMNQLRWQPHTDPQAWQPYPTVFEQTHRAGVATAQVSSPLFAQTPLTKVALSGGSFLGRTTGEERMDLAASWLAEHDRALVYTYVSELDGAGHRFGVDSDEWRMTLDAVDRLARRLAEQLPPRSAMYVTADHGMIDIAPEDRIDFDEDWELGAGVALLGGEGRARHVYAVPGAAADVHTVWSEVLGDRMWVATRDEAIAAGWFGPKVDDRVYHRIGDVVAAARDDIAIVASRNEPGESAMIGLHGSMTPVEQFVPLLEVRG; this comes from the coding sequence ATGTCCTTCGCACCCTCCGACGGCTACGACGCCTTCGAGATCCTCGACCCGGCCGCCGCCCCCGCGCCCCCGTACGGCAGCGGCTCGCTCTGCGACCTGCTGCCCTCGGTGGCGGCGGGCCTGGGCGTCCCGGGGTTCACCGCGACGCTGCCGATCGCCCCGGCCGACCGGGCGGTGGTGTTCCTGGTGGACGGCCTGGGCTGGGAGCTGCTGCTGCGCCACCCCGAGTACGCGCCGTTCCTGTCCTCGCTGGCCGGGAGCTCGCTGGGCGGCACCGGCCGTCCGCTGACCGCGGGCTTCCCGTCCACCACCGCGACCTCGCTGGCCTCGGTCGGCACCGGCACGCCGCCGGGCCTGCACGGCCTGGCCGGGTACACCGTGGCGGTGCCGGGCGCCGACTACCTGATGAACCAGCTGCGCTGGCAGCCGCACACCGACCCGCAGGCCTGGCAGCCGTACCCGACGGTCTTCGAGCAGACCCACCGGGCGGGGGTGGCGACCGCCCAGGTGTCCTCCCCGCTGTTCGCCCAGACCCCGCTGACCAAGGTGGCGCTGTCCGGCGGCAGCTTCCTGGGCCGCACCACCGGCGAGGAGCGGATGGACCTGGCCGCCTCCTGGCTGGCCGAGCACGACCGGGCGCTGGTGTACACCTACGTCAGTGAGCTGGACGGCGCGGGCCACCGCTTCGGGGTGGACTCCGACGAGTGGCGGATGACCCTGGACGCGGTGGACCGGCTGGCCCGCCGGCTGGCCGAGCAGCTGCCGCCGCGCTCGGCGATGTACGTGACCGCGGACCACGGCATGATCGACATCGCGCCGGAGGACCGGATCGACTTCGACGAGGACTGGGAGCTCGGCGCCGGCGTCGCCCTGCTCGGCGGCGAGGGCCGGGCTCGGCACGTGTACGCCGTGCCGGGCGCCGCGGCCGACGTGCACACGGTCTGGAGCGAGGTGCTGGGTGACCGGATGTGGGTGGCCACCCGGGACGAGGCGATCGCGGCGGGCTGGTTCGGCCCGAAGGTCGACGACCGGGTGTACCACCGGATCGGCGACGTGGTCGCCGCGGCGCGCGACGACATCGCGATCGTCGCCTCCCGCAACGAGCCCGGCGAGTCCGCGATGATCGGCCTGCACGGCTCGATGACCCCGGTCGAGCAGTTCGTGCCGCTGCTCGAAGTCCGCGGCTGA
- a CDS encoding DUF5998 family protein: protein MAKTGTTTTQDLRSAIERSGYYPALVSEAVESAVGPEPISSYLVHQETTFDSNEVRRHVTVLVLTPTRFVVSHTDEQSGDAGSPAVPFATTSTESVRLDRIGSVVLSRMVANPETYTPGTLPREVVLTIGWGAVQRLDLEPAGCSDPNCEADHGYTGSATADDLSLRVSEAGDGPETVAQALVFARALSDATIDNGPRA, encoded by the coding sequence ATGGCGAAGACCGGTACCACCACCACTCAGGACCTGCGCTCGGCGATCGAGCGCAGCGGCTACTACCCGGCCCTGGTGTCCGAGGCGGTGGAGTCCGCGGTGGGCCCGGAGCCGATCAGCTCCTACCTGGTGCACCAGGAGACGACCTTCGACTCCAACGAGGTGCGCCGGCACGTGACGGTGCTGGTGCTGACCCCGACCCGGTTCGTGGTGAGCCACACCGATGAGCAGTCGGGCGACGCGGGCAGCCCCGCCGTGCCGTTCGCGACGACCTCGACGGAGAGCGTCCGGCTGGACCGGATCGGCTCGGTCGTGCTGAGCCGGATGGTGGCGAACCCGGAGACCTACACGCCCGGCACGCTGCCGCGCGAGGTGGTGCTGACGATCGGCTGGGGTGCGGTGCAGCGCCTCGACCTGGAGCCGGCCGGCTGCTCGGACCCGAACTGCGAGGCGGACCACGGCTACACCGGTTCGGCGACGGCCGACGACCTCTCGCTGCGGGTGAGCGAGGCCGGTGACGGCCCGGAGACGGTGGCCCAGGCGCTGGTGTTCGCCCGGGCGCTGTCCGACGCGACGATCGACAACGGCCCGCGGGCCTGA
- a CDS encoding bifunctional acetate--CoA ligase family protein/GNAT family N-acetyltransferase, with protein MEDPAVANPAQPDYPQHWEADVLLRDGGTARIRPITPEDAGRLVEFYEQVSDQSKYFRFFAPYPRLSDKDVRRFTHHDFVNRVGLAVVVRDHFIATVRYDRIDAEGRPSEHGTDAEVAFLVQDAHQGRGVASALLEHIAAVAQERGIRRFQAEVLPENRKMVKVFTDAGYTQRRSFADGVVHLEFDLEQTDRSLAVMRAREHRAEARSVQRLLTPRSVAVIGASRNPQTVGRAILRDLLGSSPADRAVHAVNRSVPPGTELDGVPVHRSILDIPGPVDLAVIAVPESAVPAAVAECGAHGVQGLVVVTAGYAETGPEGRDRQRALVRQARAAGMRVIGPNAFGLINTDPDGPLNASLAPHLPDRGGFGVFCQSGAIGVALLESAHRRGLGVSSFASVGNRADVSGNDFLQYWAEDEATEVVLLYLESFGNPRKFTRIARRLATAKPVVVVKGARHTGSLPPGHAVPATATGLRDATVDALFEQAGVIRVATITELFDTGELLAQQPLPPGDRVAVVGNSDSLGLLTYDACLSAGLRPRTPVDLTTAATGENFRVALDVALSNPAVDAVIAVAIPPIGTSAHAFTGGRLTGPDDPEMGSDDPEIATALLEAGERARELGKPLVLAHLALTDLPPRLRPGGIPAYAAPERAVHALAHAVHYAEWRRRTAEAEETARVPELDRIDEPGARALVEAALSTRAAVSRPSPTTTLVRGATRRSFSFTQPGGARITLPDTEARVLLARYGIDVSPTLPAPDEESAVRAAEQLGYPVALKATAPHLRHRPDLGSVRLDLTGEPGLRRAHRELDALLGGAAEAQLVVQRLAPRGVDTVIGATVDPAVGAILSFGLAGAPAELLGDVAHRLVPATDQDVAGLIREVRAAPLLFGWRGAEAVDTDALEELLLRVSRLVDDLPEIASVDLEPVVVAPHGLAILGARVRVAPLPVRSDLGPRAMSTL; from the coding sequence GTGGAAGACCCCGCGGTGGCGAACCCCGCGCAACCCGACTATCCGCAGCACTGGGAAGCCGACGTCCTGCTGCGCGACGGCGGCACGGCCCGGATCCGGCCGATCACTCCCGAGGACGCCGGACGGCTGGTGGAGTTCTACGAGCAGGTCTCGGACCAGTCCAAGTACTTCCGCTTCTTCGCCCCATACCCGCGGCTCTCCGACAAGGACGTCCGCCGCTTCACCCACCACGATTTCGTGAACCGGGTCGGCCTCGCCGTGGTGGTCCGTGACCACTTCATCGCCACCGTCCGCTACGACCGGATCGACGCCGAGGGCCGCCCCTCCGAACACGGTACGGACGCCGAGGTCGCCTTCCTGGTCCAGGACGCCCACCAGGGTCGCGGGGTGGCCTCCGCACTGCTGGAGCACATCGCGGCGGTCGCCCAGGAGCGCGGCATCCGCCGTTTCCAGGCCGAGGTGCTGCCGGAGAACCGCAAGATGGTGAAGGTCTTCACCGACGCCGGCTACACCCAGCGCCGCAGCTTCGCCGACGGTGTGGTGCACCTGGAGTTCGACCTCGAACAGACCGACCGCTCACTCGCCGTGATGCGCGCCCGCGAGCACCGTGCCGAGGCCCGCTCGGTGCAGCGGCTGCTGACCCCGCGCTCGGTGGCCGTGATCGGCGCCTCCCGCAACCCGCAGACCGTCGGCCGGGCCATCCTGCGCGACCTGCTGGGAAGCAGCCCGGCCGACCGCGCCGTCCACGCGGTGAACCGCAGCGTCCCGCCCGGCACCGAGCTGGACGGCGTCCCGGTGCACCGTTCGATTCTGGACATTCCCGGGCCGGTCGACCTCGCGGTGATCGCCGTCCCCGAGAGCGCCGTCCCGGCGGCCGTCGCCGAGTGCGGCGCGCACGGCGTGCAGGGCCTGGTGGTGGTCACCGCCGGCTACGCGGAGACCGGCCCGGAGGGCCGTGACCGCCAGCGCGCCCTGGTCCGCCAGGCCCGCGCGGCGGGGATGCGGGTGATCGGCCCGAACGCCTTCGGTCTGATCAACACCGACCCGGACGGCCCGCTGAACGCCTCGCTCGCCCCGCACCTGCCCGACCGCGGCGGCTTCGGGGTCTTCTGCCAGTCCGGGGCGATCGGCGTGGCCCTGCTGGAGTCCGCCCACCGGCGCGGCCTCGGCGTCTCCTCCTTCGCCTCGGTCGGCAACCGCGCGGACGTCTCCGGCAACGACTTCCTGCAGTACTGGGCCGAGGACGAGGCCACCGAGGTGGTGCTGCTCTACCTGGAGTCCTTCGGCAACCCCCGCAAGTTCACCCGGATCGCCCGCCGCCTGGCCACCGCCAAGCCCGTGGTGGTGGTCAAGGGCGCCCGGCACACCGGCAGCCTGCCGCCCGGCCACGCCGTCCCGGCCACCGCCACCGGCCTGCGCGACGCCACCGTGGACGCGCTGTTCGAACAGGCCGGGGTGATCAGGGTGGCGACCATCACCGAGCTGTTCGACACCGGTGAGCTGCTCGCCCAGCAGCCGCTGCCGCCCGGCGACCGGGTCGCCGTGGTCGGCAACTCCGACTCGCTCGGCCTGCTCACCTACGACGCCTGCCTGAGCGCCGGGCTGCGCCCGCGCACCCCCGTCGACCTCACCACCGCCGCCACCGGCGAGAACTTCCGGGTCGCGCTGGACGTCGCGCTCAGCAATCCGGCCGTGGACGCGGTGATCGCCGTCGCCATCCCGCCGATCGGCACCTCCGCCCACGCCTTCACGGGCGGTCGACTGACCGGTCCGGACGACCCGGAGATGGGCTCGGACGACCCGGAGATCGCCACCGCCCTGCTCGAAGCGGGCGAGCGCGCACGGGAGTTGGGCAAGCCCCTGGTGCTGGCCCACCTGGCGCTGACCGACCTGCCGCCCCGGCTGCGCCCCGGTGGCATCCCGGCCTACGCGGCGCCCGAGCGCGCCGTGCACGCCCTCGCGCACGCCGTGCACTACGCCGAGTGGCGCCGCCGCACCGCCGAGGCGGAGGAGACGGCGCGCGTCCCCGAGCTGGACCGGATCGACGAGCCCGGCGCCCGCGCCCTGGTGGAGGCGGCGCTGAGCACCCGGGCCGCGGTCTCCCGCCCGTCGCCCACCACCACCCTTGTTCGAGGCGCTACGCGCCGTTCCTTCTCGTTCACCCAGCCCGGTGGCGCCCGGATCACCCTGCCGGACACCGAGGCCCGGGTGCTGCTGGCCCGCTACGGCATCGACGTCTCGCCCACGCTGCCCGCCCCGGACGAGGAGAGCGCCGTCCGGGCCGCCGAACAGCTCGGCTACCCGGTGGCCCTGAAGGCGACCGCCCCGCACCTGCGTCACCGGCCCGACCTGGGCAGCGTCCGCCTGGACCTGACCGGCGAACCCGGCCTGCGCCGCGCCCACCGGGAGCTGGACGCCCTGCTCGGCGGCGCGGCGGAGGCCCAGCTGGTGGTGCAGCGGCTGGCCCCGCGCGGGGTGGACACCGTGATCGGCGCCACGGTCGACCCGGCCGTCGGCGCGATCCTGTCCTTCGGCCTGGCCGGCGCCCCGGCCGAACTGCTGGGCGACGTGGCCCACCGCCTGGTCCCGGCGACGGACCAGGACGTCGCCGGGCTGATCCGCGAGGTGCGCGCGGCGCCGCTGCTGTTCGGCTGGCGCGGCGCCGAGGCGGTGGACACCGACGCCCTGGAGGAACTGCTGCTGCGGGTGTCGCGGCTGGTGGACGACCTCCCGGAGATCGCTTCGGTGGACCTCGAACCGGTGGTCGTGGCCCCGCACGGACTGGCGATCCTGGGGGCGCGGGTGCGGGTCGCACCGCTGCCCGTCCGCAGCGATCTGGGCCCGCGCGCGATGAGCACGCTGTAA
- a CDS encoding HPr family phosphocarrier protein, with protein sequence MAERRVTIGWAEGLHARPASVFVRAVTATGVPITIAKPGGNPVNAASMLGLLALGAQGGEEVILASEAPGADEALDRLAKLVSEGLDELPAAA encoded by the coding sequence ATGGCCGAGCGCCGCGTCACCATCGGTTGGGCCGAGGGCCTGCACGCCCGTCCCGCCTCCGTCTTCGTCCGGGCCGTCACGGCCACCGGCGTGCCGATCACCATCGCCAAGCCGGGCGGCAACCCGGTCAACGCCGCCTCCATGCTCGGCCTCCTCGCCCTGGGCGCCCAGGGAGGCGAGGAGGTCATCCTCGCCTCCGAGGCCCCGGGCGCCGACGAGGCCCTCGACCGCCTCGCCAAGCTGGTCTCCGAAGGCCTCGACGAGCTCCCCGCGGCCGCCTGA
- a CDS encoding RtcB family protein: MTYTEVPGIRVPIRMWTDPATVEGAALQQLRNISSLPWLHGLAVMPDVHLGKGATVGSVIAMKGAVCPAAVGVDIGCGMSAVKTSLTAKDLPDDLSGLRSKIEQAIPVGRGLHTDPVDPTKLHGFRAAGWDDFWQRFDGVAEAVKWRRERAMQQMGTLGSGNHFSEVCLDETDSVWLMLHSGSRNIGKELAEHHMGVARSLSHNQGLVDRDLAVFLAKTPEMADYRQDLFWAQEYAKNNRAVMMALFQDVVRREFGKAKVTFDEVISCHHNYVAEERYDGVDLLVTRKGAIRAGSGDLGIIPGSMGTGSYIVRGLGNEAAFNSASHGAGRKMSRNAAKKRFTTRDLAEQTKGVECRKDSGVVDEIPGAYKNIEKVIEQQKDLVEVVAHLKQVVCVKG, encoded by the coding sequence ATGACGTACACCGAAGTGCCCGGAATCCGGGTGCCGATCCGGATGTGGACCGACCCGGCGACGGTCGAGGGCGCGGCCCTGCAGCAGCTGCGCAACATCAGCTCGCTGCCCTGGCTGCACGGCCTCGCCGTGATGCCCGACGTCCACCTGGGCAAGGGCGCGACCGTCGGCTCCGTCATCGCCATGAAGGGTGCGGTCTGCCCGGCGGCGGTCGGCGTCGACATCGGCTGCGGGATGAGCGCGGTGAAGACCTCCCTCACTGCCAAGGACCTCCCGGACGACCTCTCCGGCCTGCGCTCCAAGATCGAGCAGGCCATCCCGGTCGGCCGCGGCCTCCACACCGACCCGGTCGACCCGACCAAGCTGCACGGCTTCCGCGCGGCGGGTTGGGACGACTTCTGGCAGCGCTTCGACGGGGTGGCGGAAGCGGTCAAATGGCGTCGCGAACGTGCCATGCAGCAGATGGGAACGCTCGGAAGTGGCAACCACTTTTCAGAAGTGTGCCTAGATGAGACCGATTCTGTTTGGTTGATGTTGCATTCCGGATCGCGCAACATCGGCAAGGAGTTGGCGGAGCACCACATGGGCGTCGCCCGCTCGCTGTCACACAACCAGGGGCTCGTCGATCGGGATCTGGCGGTCTTCCTCGCGAAGACCCCGGAGATGGCGGACTACCGCCAGGACCTCTTCTGGGCGCAGGAGTACGCCAAGAACAACCGCGCGGTCATGATGGCGCTCTTCCAGGACGTCGTGCGCCGCGAATTCGGCAAGGCGAAGGTCACCTTCGACGAGGTGATCAGCTGCCACCACAACTACGTGGCGGAGGAGCGCTACGACGGCGTCGACCTGTTGGTGACCCGCAAGGGCGCGATCCGGGCCGGCTCCGGCGACTTGGGGATCATCCCGGGTTCGATGGGGACGGGTTCCTACATCGTCCGTGGCCTGGGCAACGAGGCGGCGTTCAACTCCGCCTCGCACGGCGCCGGCCGCAAGATGAGCCGCAACGCCGCCAAGAAGCGCTTCACCACGCGCGACCTGGCCGAGCAGACCAAGGGCGTCGAGTGCCGCAAGGACAGCGGTGTCGTCGACGAGATCCCGGGCGCCTACAAGAACATCGAGAAGGTCATCGAGCAGCAGAAGGACCTGGTAGAGGTCGTCGCGCACCTCAAGCAGGTGGTCTGTGTGAAGGGTTGA